The sequence below is a genomic window from Denitratisoma sp. DHT3.
CGCGCTTCCAGTTGTCCGCCGCTGATGGCGGAAATCGACAACGGCACGTCCTGCAGGCGTTCGGCCCGTTTCTGGGCGGTGACGATAACCTCTTCCAGTACTGCTCCTTTTTCTGCAAGCGCCGTCATTGTTGTCCCAGTCAGGGCTGAGGCAATCAGTGTGGGAATGATGCGTGCTGCAAAGTGTTTATGCTGAATATTCACTGGTCGTTCTCCGTTCATGGTTATTGAAGTACCTGCCTCACTTGCCGATGCATTGCGCGCCGTAAACCCTTTGCTGCTATGAATCGGGAATCCATGTTCAAGGCTGGGCCGGCAGTCGCCGGTAGATGCCTTCAAAGACGGTGGTCCAGGTGCGGCCGCCATCGTTGCTGCTCTGTTCCAGCTGACGCAGTTCGTCGGCAGAGACCGCTCTCAGTACGTTGCGACCGCGACGGCCCGGTCCCGCTGGATCGGCCAGGACCATGCCGCCCAGGCCGGGACGGCCCTGGCGGTCGGTGCGTTCACCGTTGCTGTCGGCCCAGAGCTGGCGCCAGCGACCGCGCTCGGGCTGATAGACGATCAGGCTCTTGCCGCTGCCACCGTCGGCGCCGGTCCACTCCTCAAGCAGGGCGCAGCCGCCGGCGATGGCGCTGATGCGGTTGTTGCCGACCACCGTGTGGTCGGGAGTGCCGACCTGCCATTGGCCGATCCAGAAATCGAATTGGCGGTATGCGGGGCCTTGGCACGGCTTATTCGCTGCGCCGGCGATGGCGGTGGCCAGGCCCAGCAGCAGGCCGGCCATGAGGTGCCGTCGGGATGTGCTCATTTTCCGTCCACCGTATAGACCAGCAGCGCATTGCCGGGGCGGCGCTGGCTGGCGGCGCCGGACACCACATAGACCGCGCCATTCACCACCGCCTGGGCATAGCCGCTGACCGCGCCGCCTTCGGCATCGATGCCGTTGACCGCCGGGAATTTGCCGGCAGTGTCGGTGTCCCAGAGGATCTTGCCGGTGGCGTTGTCATAGGCGCGCAGATGGCCGTCCCAGGAGCCGACGAAGGCGAAGTCGGGCAGCAGGGCCACCGAGGCCGACTGGGCGGCGTGGCAGCCGCGCTCGCCCCAGCTGCAATGGGGCGGGGGTGCCGGTGTGCGCCAGAGTTCGCGGCCGTTGGCCAGGTTGAGCTTCACCACGGCGCCGGGATTCTTGCCCGGTAGTGCATCGACATCGCCGACCGGAACGTAGAGCTGCCCGCCAGCGCTGGCCATGCCGTACATGACGCCGCCCACGTCGCCGCCGTAGGCGATCTTGTTGCGCCAGACGATGCGGCCCTTGCGGTCCGGGTCGAGGGCATAGACCATGCCGTATTTCTGGCCGGCCATCACCAGCTGGCGGCCGTCGGGCAGGTCGGCCAGGAGCGGCGGCGAGCCGAAGCCGAAGATGTTGCGGCAGTCGGTGTCCTCGCCCCGGGCCTTGCATTCGGCGTCGCGCACCTTGGCGGGGGGCAGGGCGGACTGCTGCCAGCGCACGGCGCCGGTGGCCATGTCGAAGGCCATGATGGCGTATGCGCCCTTGGGGTTGTCCATGTCGTAGGACTCGCCCGTGGCGGCATACACCACCTGACGCTTCACGTCCGCCGCCAGGGGCGTCCAGATGGCGGCGCCGGCGGGGCTGGAGAGGGGCTGGCCGCGCGCGCTCTTCTTGCCGGTCGGCTTCGGCGTTTGGGCGATGGTGTGGGTCTTCCACAGCAGCTTGCCGCTGGTGACGTCGATCGCCGCCACGCCGCCGCGGAAGGTACAGCAGGGATAGTCCGGATCGTGGGTGAGCGGATCCTCCATCGAGGAGATCGGCACGAACAGCCGGTCTCCGGCCAGGGTGGGGCTGGCCGTCAGGCGCGTAAGGACATGATCCTCCACTTCGGTCTTCCAGCGCAGGGTGCCGGTGTTGGCGTCAATCGCGTAGACGGTGCCCTTGGTGTCGCCGACGAACACCAGCGGCTGGTCGGGCTGGGAGGCGGGCGCGCCGACGCTGACGCGACGGATGCTGCGTTCGGTGGCGTAGGTCCAGCGGGTGCAGCCGGTCTGGGCGTCCAGGGACACCACGTCGCCGGTGCCGGTGGAGGTGAACACGCGGCCGCCGGCGACGATGGGTTCGCTGCCGATGCCGCCGGGATAGGCGTAGGCCCACTTCAGCTTGAGCCGGGGCAGGTCGGCGGCGCCGATGCCGGGATGGGACTGGTGGCCGCTGTTGCTCTGGTCGCGGGCGAGGAAGGGCCAGTCGTCGGGGCCGATGCGCACCGGCGCGCCGGGGGTGGTGCATAGATTGGGCAGGGGCTTGGGACCGGTGCCGGGCTGGCGACCGGTCAGGTGGGTGGCCACCGCGCGGATGTCATCGGCATTGAGGCCGGCGAGCATGGCCATGGGCTTCATCGGCCCCGTGGTGAGAACGCCGACGATGGATTCCGGGCTGCGGAAACCGAGGGAGTTGGAAGGAGGGATGCGACCCTGGGGATGATCGTGGCAGGAGGCACAGGCCTTGGCGAAGATGGCTGCGCCCTGCTTGGCGAGAATGGCATCCTGGTCGTTGACCGGGGAAAAGACGGGGGAGGAGCCGGAACTCGCGGTCCAGACGCCGCTGTCCTTGTTCGCCGCCGGGTCGGGCAGCTTGTCGGCGAGCGCCGGAGCGGCCTGGAACAGAGCCAGGCCGAGCAGGGCGAGGGGCAGTGGGCGGCGCAATGCGGGGAAAACGGATTTCATGAGGGGAGTCGTGTTGTTATGGTTGGGTTGAGGGTTAGGCGAGCCCCAGGTAGTCCACCAGCCTGGCGGCGGGGATCATCAGCCGGCGCACCTTGAATTCGAAGATGCTGGGGAGGCGGACGGGCTTCGGCGCCTCCAGGGGCAGCACACATTCTTCCGGGCGCCCGGCGGCCAGGGCGCGGGCCAGGCTCTGGCCGAGCAGGGGGCCCATGACGTTGCCCCAGGTGCCCAGGTTCATGAGGGCGAAGACGTTGTCGTCCACCCGGTAATACTTGGCGTAGTCCTCGTGGTAGACGTGGGAGGAACTGGCGGTGACACCGGTCCAGTAGGACTCCAACTCCAGAGTGAAGGCCCGGGTCTGGGGGAAGGTGCGGTGCAGGAAGCGCAGCAGATAAGCGAAGTAGGTTTCCGCATCCCCGGCTTTGCCCGAGCCGGGAATGGTGGCGGTGACGAGGCGCTTGCGGCCGTCGATCACCAGGGGATAGAGGCCCGCGGGATATTGGGTGAACACCACCCGGCTCGGGTTCAGGGTTTCCAGCAGCGCGTCGGGTAGCGGGCGGGTGGCGAGACCGCAGGCCACCAGAGGGTATTGGGTCTGCGCCAGCTGGGGGAAGAACGTGTTGCCGGCATGGCCGCTGGTGCACACCACGATGCGGCGGGCCATGACGATGCCGTTGGGCGTCGTGACGCGCCAGCGTTGTCCGTCCTTCTCGCAGGCCATGACCGGCGAATCGCCATAGACCCGGGCGCCGAGGCGGGCGGCGGCGGCGACCATGCCATTGGTGAACAGATAGGGGTTGACCCGGCCGCCTTCCTTCCAATGGATGCCCCAGCGGTAGCGTTCGGTGCCGAGCATTTTCTGGATCTGGTCGGCATCCACCGGTTGGACGTCGTAGCCGAAGGCGCGCCAGCATGCCGCTTTTTTCTCCAGGGCGGCAGCAGGCTTGAATGCCGCTTCCAGCAGGCCGTCAGGCGAGGCATCGCCATCGATGCCATGCGTGCGGCAAAGGTCATAGACGATGTTGCGGTTTTCAACCAGCGCGTTGATCAGCCGTTTGCCCTGGTCGGGCCAGGTCTGCAGCGGTTCGAGCACGTCGAGAAAGGGCTGGACGTGGCCCGCGTTGCGGCCCGAGGCGCCATCGGCGGGCTGTTTGGCTTCCAGGGTCACGGTGGCGACGCCCAGTTCCGCCAGGTGCAGGCTGACTGACGCGCCCGCTAGGCCGGCGCCGATGACCACGACGTCGGTTTCGATGTTGCCTTCCAGCGCCGGGTAGGTCGGCAGGGCTTGTTCCGGGGGCCAGCCGCTGCAATGGATGGATACCGTGCCGTTCTCGTAGGCATGCAAGGCGTCCTGTGGAACGGGGCGCGGGATATTGGCAGCGGAACGTGGCGCGGTGGGTGACACGGGTATCTCTCCTGGGCCGGAATAGGCGAATGCCGATAAGCCGGGATATCTTAGGAGCCGGCACCAGGGCCCGCTAGAACCATGTGGTAGTGGTGGCCGACCGGAGAGGAAGTGTCTAGAGCAGGATGGAGAAGCTGCGGAGCATCAGCCGGACCAGGTCGGTCTGGCTGGCGACGCCCATCTTGGTGTAGATTTTTTTCGAGTAGTTGCGGGCGGTCGCTTCCGCGATGGCCATTTCCTGTGCAGCTTCGGTGAGGGTGTGGCCATAGGCCAGGAGCAGGGCCAGGGTGGATTCCTGGCGGGTGAGGTCGAAGAGTTGGCCGATGCGACCCAGGGAATGGCTGCGGGCGGGGCGCAGGGCTTCCAGGTTGGCGGTGAGGTCCGAGAGGTAGACAATGGCGCTGGGAACCTGGCTGCCGCGGTAATAGCGCTGGGCGGGGGCGGGATAGACCAGGAGACCGAGCAGCCGGCCATGGCAGTCGCCCAGGCGCACCAGTTGCCCTTCTTTGCGGCCGGCGCCGCCGAGGCGGGCGGCGGTCACCGCCGCCACGGCCGCTTCCAGGGTATGGTGCGAATGATGGTCGCTGAGGGTAAGGCGGTTGCGGAAGATGGAAATGCCCGGCCATTGGCCGATCAGTGCCGTCGCGTTGCGATTGAGGTGGATCACCTCGCCGTTTTCGTTGAGCAACACGCAGCCCAGGGCGAAGTGGTCCACCATGCTCTCGTAGATGTTTTTTTCCGCCTCCTGCCGCTTCAGCTTCGCATACAGCGTCAGCGCACGGCTCAGGTGGGGCAGGAAAGAACGGATCAGATCCTGTTCCGCCTGACTGAACGGGCGGTCCGTCGTTTCCGTGCCGCGGACGATGTCCACCCAGCAACGGATGCCCCCCGGTTCGGCAAAGCAGCTGCGCAGGCAATGCGTGATGCCCAGTTCGGCCATGAAGGCCCCCATGGCTGGTGCCATCCGGGGATAGACGATCAGGCCGAGATCGCCCGAGGCCATGCGGTCGGGACGATAGGGGTCGTCGTCCATGAACTCAGCACGATAGCGGGCCTCCACCGCGGCCCAGTCGATGGGGTCGTCGTCGGGGCCCGCCATCACATATTCGTCGCCCTGATCGTCCTCGGCATGATGCAGGGTGACCACCACGTTGCGCGCCGCCAGGAAGTTGCGTAGGGCGGCGGCGAAACCCTGCCAGGGATTGGCCTCGGTCGGTCCCTCATAGATCAGGGCGATGATGTTGGCGACGGCGTCGGTCATCGGGGATGCGCCGGGTGCAGCTGGGAGCGCCGGCGGACCTGCGTGGCGGCCACCAGGAAGTCCACCAGGGTGGCCAGTTCTGCATCTTCGGGCATGCGCTTCTCGAACATGATCGTCGTCAGGAGCGGCGACGTCAGCAGACGGGTGATCAGGGACGGGGCGACGTCGCGGCGCACTTCGCCACGGGCCTGGGCCCGCTCCACGACTTGTTCCAGTTGGGCCTGCACCGGCAGCCAGGACTCCCGGAAGCCCTGCGTCAGGGACTCGTTGCCATTCATGGCCAAGGCCGCATTGAAGGCAATTTCGCTCGGCAGGCTGAAGAAGTTTCGCAGCACCAGGCACAACTGCATCAGGTCGCCGGCCCAGGTGCCGGTGTCGGCCAGCTTGATCTGCGTGTTGTGTTCGCGGAAGGCTTCGTTGATCAAGGCCTGGCGCGTGGGCCAGCGCCGATAGATCGTGGTTTTGTGCACGCCGGAGCGGGCGACGACATCCCTGACATCGAAATGGAAGTTGCCGTCCCGCACCAGCGCAAGTACCGCCTGGGCCACCTGTTGGCGGATGCGCTCGGTGCGGCCGCCGGTCCGGATGGTTCCGGGCAGCGACTTGGGATGTTCGATGGTGCGGGTGTCCATGGCAGCTATGCGGCGAAAAAACGCGTTCTACTTTTACAAAAGTTTCCGGATGTTAATACAACTATTGTTGAATTTGTGAGGGGGCGCTTGGCGCGGCCTGCGTCGGGATATCTTCCCCACCGGCGGCCGCAGCCCCTGGTACCAGTTGGTACTGGCGCAGGCGAAGCCGATCCACCTAAGATTCGTGCTTCGATCGAAGAGAGGAGCCAGGCCGCGCCTCGGGCGCGGCGAGACCATGACCGCCACCGCTGTTTCCGTTTCCCGTCAAGGTTGGAGGGTGGTGCTGGGCCTGTCCGTCGTCCTCTGCATCTGCTTCGGTCTGACCCTCAACGCCCTGGGCATCCTCACGGTGCCGATCCTGGCCGCCTTCCGCTGCAGCCACGAGGAGGTGGCCGGCGTCGCCACGGCCTTCCTGCTGGCCATGACCCTGGCGATGCCCGCCGCGGGCTGGCTGATCGACCGCGTTCCCGCCCGGCCGGTGATGGTCGGCGGCGCGCTGGCCGCCGCGCTGGGCTATCTGCTGGCGGCGGGTTGCGAAGGGCTCACCGGTTTCATCGCCGCGCTCGCCTTGGGCGGGGCCGGCATCGGTCTATGCACCTACGTGCCGGCCGTCACACTGGTGTCACGCTGGATTCCGCCGAACAAACAAGGGTTGGCCTTCGGCATCCTGCTGGCGGCCGTCGCCCTGGGGGGCATGATTTTTCCCTTGCTGCTGAACCAGGCCATCGCGGCCTTCGGCTGGCGCGTCGCTCTGCGCCTCGCTGCCGCGGTAATCCTGGGCTGCTGCGTGCCGCTGTTGTTCTGGCTGGCACGGATGCCGGCAGCGCCGGCATCCGACACTGCCGGACACGGCATGGAGGCCGGCGGTACCGGCATCGGCGCGGCCCTGCGGAGCGGCGGCTTCTGGCTATGGACGGCGATGCTGCTGTTGATCACCTTGAGCAGCCTGGCCGTGCTCATGGCGCTGGTGCCCTATCTGGTCTCCATTGGCTATTCCAGCACCCAGGCGGCCAGCGCCAATGCGGGCACGGCGGCCGCGACCCTGGTCGGCAACCTGTTGTTCGGCGCATTGAGCAATCGCTTCGGTGCCGAGCGCACCCTGATGTTCGGCTCCCTGGCGAGCGCCGCGGGCACCCTGTTCCTGCTGGCGGCGGGCGATCCCGCGCTGGGGACAGCGGCGGTCGTTGCTTTCGTCGTCGTCTGGGGCACCACCTTCAACCTTGCCAACCAGCTGTCCCCCACCTTGCTGCTGGAGGCCATGGGGCCGGCCAATTTCGGCAGCCTGCTGGGTATCGGCAATCTGCTCGCCGGGCTGGCATCGGCCTTCGGTCCCCAGGGGGTCGGTTATCTGGTGGATGCTACTCACGCCTATACCTGGCCGCTGCTGGCCTGCGCCGCGCTGATGGCGGCAGCCCTGCTGCCCCTGGGCCTGTTGCACCGGGCGCGCTCGGCGCCGGCGACGACGCTGGCTGCTTCCTGCCCCTGAGCGCTTCAGGGGGCGTCACCGAGAAATCCCTCCCATCACAAGGAATGTCCATGTCCCTTCAACGCCTCAATCCCGATGCTTTGTTGTCCTTCGACGCCGTCAGCCAGATCGTCGTCGCCCAGGGCGGCACCACGGTCCATATCGCCGGCCAGTCGGCCTATGACAAGAGTTTCACGCTGATAGGGGGTGCGGACTATCGGCAGCAGTCGCTGCAGGTGCTGCGCAATCTGCGCACGGCCGTGGAGGCCGCCGGCGGCACGGTGGAGCGCATCGTCAGCAGCACCGTGTACCTGAAGAATCTCACGCCCGAGGTGGTGGAGCAGTTCTTCGCCGCCCTGGCGGAAGGCCTGGAGGGCAAGCCTTTTCCACCCCATGCGATGACCCTGGTGGGCGTGGCCGCCCTTGCGGGGCCCGACCAGCTGGTGGAGATGAGCGCGGTGGCGAATCTCTGAATCTCTGACAGGCCCCAGGAAACGGCCGCTGCCGTCTTCGTTCCCCGAGGGGGACAGAAAAGTCGGCGCCGCTTATCGCTTTCCTGAGCGGGTCGCCGAGCCAAGCGGAAAAACCGGGCAGCGGACTGCCCGGCCCCG
It includes:
- a CDS encoding PQQ-binding-like beta-propeller repeat protein, translating into MKSVFPALRRPLPLALLGLALFQAAPALADKLPDPAANKDSGVWTASSGSSPVFSPVNDQDAILAKQGAAIFAKACASCHDHPQGRIPPSNSLGFRSPESIVGVLTTGPMKPMAMLAGLNADDIRAVATHLTGRQPGTGPKPLPNLCTTPGAPVRIGPDDWPFLARDQSNSGHQSHPGIGAADLPRLKLKWAYAYPGGIGSEPIVAGGRVFTSTGTGDVVSLDAQTGCTRWTYATERSIRRVSVGAPASQPDQPLVFVGDTKGTVYAIDANTGTLRWKTEVEDHVLTRLTASPTLAGDRLFVPISSMEDPLTHDPDYPCCTFRGGVAAIDVTSGKLLWKTHTIAQTPKPTGKKSARGQPLSSPAGAAIWTPLAADVKRQVVYAATGESYDMDNPKGAYAIMAFDMATGAVRWQQSALPPAKVRDAECKARGEDTDCRNIFGFGSPPLLADLPDGRQLVMAGQKYGMVYALDPDRKGRIVWRNKIAYGGDVGGVMYGMASAGGQLYVPVGDVDALPGKNPGAVVKLNLANGRELWRTPAPPPHCSWGERGCHAAQSASVALLPDFAFVGSWDGHLRAYDNATGKILWDTDTAGKFPAVNGIDAEGGAVSGYAQAVVNGAVYVVSGAASQRRPGNALLVYTVDGK
- a CDS encoding NAD(P)/FAD-dependent oxidoreductase, giving the protein MSPTAPRSAANIPRPVPQDALHAYENGTVSIHCSGWPPEQALPTYPALEGNIETDVVVIGAGLAGASVSLHLAELGVATVTLEAKQPADGASGRNAGHVQPFLDVLEPLQTWPDQGKRLINALVENRNIVYDLCRTHGIDGDASPDGLLEAAFKPAAALEKKAACWRAFGYDVQPVDADQIQKMLGTERYRWGIHWKEGGRVNPYLFTNGMVAAAARLGARVYGDSPVMACEKDGQRWRVTTPNGIVMARRIVVCTSGHAGNTFFPQLAQTQYPLVACGLATRPLPDALLETLNPSRVVFTQYPAGLYPLVIDGRKRLVTATIPGSGKAGDAETYFAYLLRFLHRTFPQTRAFTLELESYWTGVTASSSHVYHEDYAKYYRVDDNVFALMNLGTWGNVMGPLLGQSLARALAAGRPEECVLPLEAPKPVRLPSIFEFKVRRLMIPAARLVDYLGLA
- a CDS encoding helix-turn-helix transcriptional regulator; translation: MTDAVANIIALIYEGPTEANPWQGFAAALRNFLAARNVVVTLHHAEDDQGDEYVMAGPDDDPIDWAAVEARYRAEFMDDDPYRPDRMASGDLGLIVYPRMAPAMGAFMAELGITHCLRSCFAEPGGIRCWVDIVRGTETTDRPFSQAEQDLIRSFLPHLSRALTLYAKLKRQEAEKNIYESMVDHFALGCVLLNENGEVIHLNRNATALIGQWPGISIFRNRLTLSDHHSHHTLEAAVAAVTAARLGGAGRKEGQLVRLGDCHGRLLGLLVYPAPAQRYYRGSQVPSAIVYLSDLTANLEALRPARSHSLGRIGQLFDLTRQESTLALLLAYGHTLTEAAQEMAIAEATARNYSKKIYTKMGVASQTDLVRLMLRSFSILL
- a CDS encoding TetR-like C-terminal domain-containing protein — protein: MDTRTIEHPKSLPGTIRTGGRTERIRQQVAQAVLALVRDGNFHFDVRDVVARSGVHKTTIYRRWPTRQALINEAFREHNTQIKLADTGTWAGDLMQLCLVLRNFFSLPSEIAFNAALAMNGNESLTQGFRESWLPVQAQLEQVVERAQARGEVRRDVAPSLITRLLTSPLLTTIMFEKRMPEDAELATLVDFLVAATQVRRRSQLHPAHPR
- a CDS encoding MFS transporter, whose product is MTATAVSVSRQGWRVVLGLSVVLCICFGLTLNALGILTVPILAAFRCSHEEVAGVATAFLLAMTLAMPAAGWLIDRVPARPVMVGGALAAALGYLLAAGCEGLTGFIAALALGGAGIGLCTYVPAVTLVSRWIPPNKQGLAFGILLAAVALGGMIFPLLLNQAIAAFGWRVALRLAAAVILGCCVPLLFWLARMPAAPASDTAGHGMEAGGTGIGAALRSGGFWLWTAMLLLITLSSLAVLMALVPYLVSIGYSSTQAASANAGTAAATLVGNLLFGALSNRFGAERTLMFGSLASAAGTLFLLAAGDPALGTAAVVAFVVVWGTTFNLANQLSPTLLLEAMGPANFGSLLGIGNLLAGLASAFGPQGVGYLVDATHAYTWPLLACAALMAAALLPLGLLHRARSAPATTLAASCP
- a CDS encoding RidA family protein; the encoded protein is MSLQRLNPDALLSFDAVSQIVVAQGGTTVHIAGQSAYDKSFTLIGGADYRQQSLQVLRNLRTAVEAAGGTVERIVSSTVYLKNLTPEVVEQFFAALAEGLEGKPFPPHAMTLVGVAALAGPDQLVEMSAVANL